The nucleotide window CCCTGAAAAAGCTTGTACCACCTTGGAGGTGAGGGTGTCCCAGATCGCAGGCGAGCCCGGGACCCAGGACTTCGTGGAAGTCCGGCTGCCGGCCGCGGGTGCCTACCTGTCGGTGCTGCGTACGGCGACGGCCGGCCTCGCGGCCCGTTTGGACTTCACCCTCGACGAGATCGAGGACCTGCGCATCGCGGTCGACGAGGCCTGCGCGATCCTGCTCCAGCAGGCCGTGCCCGGCTCGGTGCTCAGCTGTGTCTTCCGCCTCGTCGACGACTCGCTCGAGGTCACGGTCTCGGCGCCGACCACGGACGGCCACGCCCCTTCGCGCGACACCTTCGCCTGGACCGTGCTGTCGGCCCTGGCGGGCAAGGTCTCCTCCGCGGTCGCAGCCGACAAAACCGTTTCGATCAGCCTCTACAAGCAGCGCGGCGCGGGACCCGGGCCGGCGTGAGGAGCGAGGACGGGCCGGTGCGGGACGAAGAACGCGGCACACGGGAGCTTCCCGCGGAGGCCGGGGGCGCACCCTGGCCGGGCGGAGTCGTGGGCTCGGGAGAGGGCGGCGGCCCCGACGGGCTGTCGCACCTGGCGGATGGCGTCGACGGCATCCCCGAGCAGGCCCGGCCGCACCCGGAGGACGACTCCCCCGCAGTGGCCGGGGCGGCTCGCCGGGCGGAGCCGGCCGGCGGCGAGGAGCGCGAGGCGCTCTCCGGCGTACGACACGATCCGGAGGGTGCCGTGACGAGCACCACGTCCTCACGAGGACGGACTGGGGCCTCCCCCGCTCGAGCACAGTCGGGAGCTGGGGGATCGGTGACGGCGGGCGGGACTATGAGCGAGCACGAGCGAGACGACGCACCTGGCGCGCAGCGCGTCCAGGTCACCCAGCACAACCCTCAGGACCGCAGTGGCGCACGGGCGATGTTCGTCGAGCTGCGCAAACTGCAAGAGGGCAGCACCGAGTACGCGGAGCTGCGCAACAAGCTGGTCCGGATGCATCTGCCGCTCGTGGAGCACCTCGCGCGCCGGTTCCGCAATCGCGGCGAGCCGTTGGACGACCTGACCCAGGTCGCCACCATCGGCCTGATCAAGTCGGTCGACCGTTTCGACCCGGAGCGCGGGGTGGAGTTCTCCACGTACGCGACGCCGACGGTCGTCGGCGAGATCAAGCGGCACTTCCGCGACAAGGGCTGGGCGGTGCGGGTCCCGCGCAGGCTCCAGGAGCTGCGTCTCGCGCTGACCACGGCGACGGCGGAGCTCTCGCAGCAGCACGGCCGCTCCCCCACCGTCCATGAGCTGGCCCAGAAGCT belongs to Streptomyces graminofaciens and includes:
- a CDS encoding anti-sigma regulatory factor produces the protein MSQIAGEPGTQDFVEVRLPAAGAYLSVLRTATAGLAARLDFTLDEIEDLRIAVDEACAILLQQAVPGSVLSCVFRLVDDSLEVTVSAPTTDGHAPSRDTFAWTVLSALAGKVSSAVAADKTVSISLYKQRGAGPGPA
- a CDS encoding RNA polymerase sigma factor SigF — its product is MRDEERGTRELPAEAGGAPWPGGVVGSGEGGGPDGLSHLADGVDGIPEQARPHPEDDSPAVAGAARRAEPAGGEEREALSGVRHDPEGAVTSTTSSRGRTGASPARAQSGAGGSVTAGGTMSEHERDDAPGAQRVQVTQHNPQDRSGARAMFVELRKLQEGSTEYAELRNKLVRMHLPLVEHLARRFRNRGEPLDDLTQVATIGLIKSVDRFDPERGVEFSTYATPTVVGEIKRHFRDKGWAVRVPRRLQELRLALTTATAELSQQHGRSPTVHELAQKLAISEEEVLEGLESANAYSTLSLDVPDTDDESPAVADTLGAEDEALEGVEYRESLKPLLEDLPPREKRILLLRFFGNMTQSQIAQEVGISQMHVSRLLARTLAQLREKLLVEE